The sequence GGAAGTGTTACAGATATTTCTTTTCAAAAATTGCACATTCTGTCAATCATTAAGCATGTTAACAGCTGAAGATATGAATATATGACTGTTTGAAACACTGGGACTTCCTACAATAGTTGACACGAGACTTCTCAGCTTGAGTTGCACTTAGATTActtcagcagtggcagcagcagcagaggttgAAGTGCACTCTGGGAGTCTGGGTTTTTTGAGCTCTCTGAAAGCATTAATTGCAGTCTCCTTCAGACAACCTCTCTGAACTCGTAGAACTTTCAAAAGATGCATTAGCTCTTTAAAAGATGAAAGGCTGGGAGAATGTAAAACTTAAGCAGTGATTACATTCCGGCTGGAGTGCCACCTTCGTCCACTCGCTGCAGGAGCGGCACACCTCGCACCTCCTTTTGCCTTCACTGATAGTCCTGCTTGATATTCATACAGagtcatgctgctgctgctgctgctgctgctgcagtgacTATTTATACATGTTTCCAGAAGTTATATCCCTTAATCTCTTTTCCatacatgttttattaataaaatacaactCGCTGTATTATGTATTTGTCATTCTTCAGTGCCGAATgagtttcttttcttcttttttttttctggagtttGTTTGTGTCAGTCGCAGTAAATGATAACCTTGAAAACAGATGCATTAATTAAGATAGAAAATGAAATGCAGgcttaatttgtttttactgagCATGCTTTCAATGAGATGGATTTTCTTTTGATGGAAGGATGTGTAGAGAGCAGCTAATACATTGACATGACACTTCTATTTGTCATCGCGTCATTTCAGGGAGGAGGTGCGAGCAATTATAAATACGGTTACATAGCAATTAAAATAGGCTGCATTCATTAATAATTTCTCTATGAATTAATCATTCTGAGCTGTAATGGTAGCTGCTGGTACTGGCTTTCCAATTATGCTGCTTAATTAGAAATGCCAATATTAAGAAATAATTAACCACTGAAATATATTACGGTTTTCAAACGTGCCTTTTGGAAGATGCCACCTCCACTTTTATCAGTCCTTGTCCTGACAAGCATGGGGTCTCCAGTGACGCCAGAGTTCAGTAGTTTTGAAACTTTAAAGAAATTTTTACAATAATTCTTAAGAGTCATAATTTTAATAAGAAAAATGCACAAATAATAACGAACTAATTTGTTTTAATTCcctttgatttcagaaaaaaactataaaagaGCAAGtgcccaaataaaaaaatacaaaagtaacatGCCATATACAGAATAATGTAAGTAATATTAGAAGTAATATTAGATCACATGACTTTTGCCTTGTAGTAAATACTTTATTAAACGTATTGGACGCATGTATTAAATTTACagaacaatacattacattatacaGTACAGAGCAATCAACAATAACATGAGTGAAATTCAATGAAAGGTACActaccagtaaaaagttttagaacacccctatttttagcagtccagtagctgcagtgctgtatggacaagctgcttttttaatCTTCTCATCTTATTAATGCCTtcattactgcagttcttcacctgtcagacctctaattcttctcttcactgctgaaacggacacttagtccaatcatgttaagctGAGGTAAAGAGCTAAAGCTGTTgctatgtgggtcagccagacctgagtTTCTAAGactcttttgaaggtgtaggaaacagtactcaccgatCTCTGGCTCCATCTGTAAGATAAGACTTTtgcttttaatagttacagagttctctgtgtttctgtgtctttttctagttattatgatgaaaatgtgaatgtgctgtaagtgtgtaaatactacaaaggctttgtaaattgacattttttaatattaatttccaaaactcagtttatttccattgctatttCATTGAATAATACATTGGATTTTGTATCATTTCTGGTTATTATATGgctaaaaataaagagaaaaaaatgggggtgttctaaaacttcaaccttaacctcactcacaagacagcACCTAACAACTTATGCAAGAAGTTCACAGTTTCCAGTTCATATATTGTTGtctcatgacatttggcatgtcagtgtagagtATGTGTATAGCAGGTCAGATCTCCTCCAGCACACACAAATTTGATAGCatatttaataaacacagatgatACAGATTTGTTCACTGAAACTGGCTTTAGTAGCAAATAAAGTTCATTCCAGACCACTGGATGAGATACACTGCAGCGTCTCCTTCCTCTGAGAGAATTCCTCTAACTGAAGCTGAATCAAAACCTACTCAAGCTTGGAGAATAGTATTCAGAAACGTCTCCAGAGTCCATCCAGAGCTCCAGTGATATAGATTTATCTGTATCACACCTTTAGAAAGGCTCCTTCTCTCTCCACTCATTCACATAGGCACAGAGTATATTATATCATTTAATTCTGTGGCATTAGGACAAACGTTTCTCCAGTGTTTGCTGTTGTTTAGTCAAAAGTACTTGTGCTTTATAAATATACACAGATcgagcaaaacattatgaccatatctatcacaccttagcctgtgtcagTTTTgtgtctttcatttttttttttggtccttcctgctcctgtcctctgttctcttgttttgttttcctctccATGTGCTCCATGTGcctcacatggctctgttttcatctgtaatccctcctttctcatttgtaaccccgcccccttgttactttcacacgtgtcccttgtctgtgcctgtgcatAAATActccatgtgctcctttgttctctgttgtgctttttgtttttgaCCCTCTGTCTTTATGTGAGTGCTAGCCTTTGTATTTTGACCCTGTCTTAGTAGACCCAGTCTTTTGtgtgatttctcttttttttatcctttatcctgctgttttgtgtaagtttagtttctggtttgttttttttttgtttctttcttttttgcttattttgcttgtttattaatattaatcctttgttttatagtctttgtttcaGTGGCCTTAGTGTTTGTTTcacttccctagtgtttattatTTGATGTATGGAAAATAAACGAGACCTACATTTGTATTGTACTTATATACAATACTTGGGACCCTATCTtacacgatgctcattgctatcttacacctggcAAACAGTCTAATTGCAATTCTTGggaatacatctacactgatggtcgtGGTGGCCTAGAAATGAGGAGTGTTTAGGTcaatttttggtgtattgctatcttggcaatgtaaactacatccaggtagctgcgcccctgaaatagcagtccatcaaagtcagagtgcacttaaggggaatggcaagtgacacgctgattggtttatttcaaattACGTCCAAAAGACACCCTTTATAAATGAATAAGAGACtcaatacatgccttttgcaggtGTCGAGcggtgcaaggtgtacttttcctgttgttacgatagcaaagacaaactgacgtGTCCTTCATCGAGCTGCGCGGTGCACTGTTGACGGTCACTAAAACGgaccactaaaatagggccctttgtgtgtgtgtgttgtggatcagatacagcagcagtgctgctggagtttttaaacactgtgtttaatctctcactgtcctccactctatgtagctgctccaccttacaaagtatgcagagaaacagacacagaactacagtctgtaattattgaactacaaagtgtccAAAATGTTCAATATGGCTAATGGCAAATTGGGTCATAGGTGTGGAAACAAGAAGTTGGTAATAACGTTATATTTAATCTACTAATGCAGTAAATGAAAATGCTATGTAGTGTTTAGAAAATGCTGAAAATGATGTGGGTTTACaccattcatttattttcagtaattttGTGCACACAGTATATCCAGCACTCAGTGTTGCCAAGAGCAATCCCTTTAAGCACTTGTTTGGCTTGGATTACATTGTTTTGGTTCCTCATTTATTAACCCTGGGGGAATCAGGGCTCTGGCTGCATTACTGAATTCATATTTTCCTGCAACATAAATTTAGCTTGTATTTCTGTCTTATTTTCGTAATTCACTGACATCATGTCATCATTTTTGTAGTGCTACAACATGCCAGACATGTCAGCATGGAatcgtagaggttcctaatggagtcctgtatTAATCCAATATTAAGATaaactccaatattctcacacagtatCTGCTGATTTTGTGGTACCAGAACCAGATTTGTTGGACTAGTTTGAAGGAGAGAAAAATACtcaagaggagaagagaaaaattattaaaaattgattgattaaaacaCAGGATAGTATGGATGGTGGAAAAATCCCCAATCAAGTTCCAAAGAGactcaagctgtcctgcaggctcagggtgcatcagtgtcagtgcAAACTGACTGTCGACATTTGAACGAAATTAAACGCTATGGCAGGAGACCGATCTGGCCCATTTTTGTTACGGgaggttttttttgtatttagttatttatttatttatttatttatatatttatcttcaaTTGTATATGTTTACTCCCATATTTACAACCATTATTCAGACTGATGTGTTTTTTAGCTGGTTACCTTAGTTACAGTACTTTATCTCCATTATCTATCTGCATTATCTATAGTATCTATGTCCATGTTTAACCCTTTGATAACCATGAAGCCTTGACGCTAAATGCTcacttacatttatttaaattaaggTTTAGCACAAACTGTATGTCATTTTTCCTAAAAACAGTACTCTCCATTATTGATCTGCATTATTTATAGTACAGTATTAGTCAACATTAAATCAGCCTCCGCGTCCTCTCCCTGCTGCTGCATAACCCTGACACAACTTTATCAGATAACCTACAGTTAATTACCATTAGTTATTACCATTAAACCACTACACAAgagttttgtcttttttgtttttatttgtatcgTATGTATATTACGACATCTCTCTGAGCCAAACTTCCCGCTGTACAGAATATTCTGCAATGTTCTGAATTTGTCACAAAGCAACGCATTTGAGAGCACTGCGACCCAGCATCATATCCTGGACACaatacctgcaaaaaaaaaaaacacaaaaaaacatcagaaaagcTTTACATTTGTTTAACAGAAACTGTATGAAGCTGATTAGGAGCACCAGTATCAATATaacatttactttcattttaacaCTGTGCAACAATACACTTATTAACATTTTTACTGAATGAACATAGTATTACACATACAGAGGAAAATTAACCTTCCCTTTAAAGAGCTTCTTAtacattttgtacagttttttatgTGAGTTGTGTTTTTATATAATTCTTTGAACAGTAATGTGATAATGATGCAGCACATCGTGATGCTCACAGACATTAACACTGCTGCAAGTTGTCAGATGCTGGCCATAAATGAACGGTTATTTTTGCTTCATATTAATGAGCTGATATACATACCATTCCTTCGTTACGGCATCGTAACATTCTGCACTGGCAGTGGCACTAACACCATTAAAGCCACCAACCACAAACAGCCGGTCGTTCAACACCTGGAGGAAGTAAAAATGGAGAGGAGAAAAGATAATGGTGAACAAGAAGAGAAGACACACTGCAAACAATtacatcttagcaagtgaaatactCTAAAATGTGGCTTATATGTCAATTTGTTCTCATTttaggatcattaaagcatttatatacatattaagAACTTATTCATAAGTTACCCTGCTAAGATTTCAATTTTTGCAGTGGATACGCTGACATGCCACATATGTCCCCTGAGGTATCACCTCATAATCACTTAAGAAttgacatactgctgtcccataacttttgccatcTCAGTGTGAATTACTGTTACTGATAAAAGAGGAAAATTAATTTTTTGTACTACCTCAATTCCAAAATTGCTGCGACGCTCAAACATCGGGGTGACTATTGACCATTGGTCAAAATCGGGGTTATAGGATTCAACACTATTTAGTCGTCTAAATCCATCGCAACCTCCAACCTGAGCACAAAAaacaagaattacagttttatttaaagttatttatcattttttagcTTAATACCTACCCCACATTGACACTGTAGACATTTAGCATCAGACCCATGTGTAAGAACTAGCCTAACAGGCTCCTCCAGCAACATTCAAATCAGCATTAAAGATACAGAAACATTCACTTAAAAACATGTCAGTCTTTAACACTTTGATGACCATGAAGCCttgatgctaaatgctaaatgctcaCTTACATGAACTTAAATTTAGCATAAATATTGGTGCTAAAGGTTTAGCACAAACTGTATGTGATTtgtcctaaaaaatatatatatatagaaaattcAAAACTTGCGAAAGTATAGTAAGAGCTCACCGCAAACACCAGATTTTTTAAAGCAGCAACACCCAGTCCACTCCTGCTCGACTGCATACGGGAAATAAAACTCCACCGATTGGTCAGCGGGTCAAAGCACTCAGCCGTGAACAGACACTCCCGGCCGTTGTAGCCTCCACAGATGTAGATCTGGAGGAAGTAGCAAGACAAGATATGTTTTTAAACTTCTTAAAATTTTTAATTCCTAAcgattacaattacaattacaatatacaAGAACATCTTAGGCAACTGTTATTTTGTAACAATGAATTTCACAAGCTTTTCACAACAAAAGATTTGGACAGAGTGCAAAACTAAACCTCTTGTGTGGAGGCCATACTTGAGATTGAATTGGAGTTTAAACTTGTTTAAAATTGACTGCTTTGTTAATGCCCATAAAActaaaagttacttttaaaaggagtaatcagtaatcagattactttttcaaagtaagtaCACAATCACTGCATGTCATTCATCATCCCATTaaataaagagtttatttaaaTTCATTATCACATTAGTTTTCTGTTGCTTGAACATGAATATTTTACTGGAATTCTTTGGATTAATTGAGATTAAttgagatctgtttttttttttcgtgctaTGTTAATACCACCACAGCGTGCCTTTACCTTCCTGTTGAGGGCGGTCGCACTGGCGTCGCTTCTGACCACCTGCATGGATGAGATGAGGCTCCACTGGTTGGTCTTGGGATCGTAGCGCTCCACTGAACTTATCCTCTCGCGACCATTGTGGCCACCCATGGCATAGATGAGGCCATCGAGCACGGCGACAGTGACGAAACATCTGGGCAACTGCATGTGCCCCACTTGTTGCCAGGTTTGGGTAAGGGGGTTCAATTTCTTTACAGTGTTGAAGTACACTCCATTGTTGGAACCCCCCAACACATACAGATGCCCGTCTAGAACGGCTGTTCCGTAATAACCTCTTGGGATTTCATCAATATCCACCCAAGAAAGCGGCGTCCAGCAGTCTACATTTGAGTTATAGCACTCGACGGCATTGATGAAGCTACTGTTCCAGCCGCTAAGAGCGAACAGGCAGGAGCTAGGTGTGCGAGGACGGCTTAAAGGATCTTGGGAGAAGCTGTCGGTCGGCCCGTTGCTGCAGATGCTGAGCAAAGTTCCCAGGACACGAGTGACGATAGGCTGACATTCCTGGTTGGAGCAGACCAGTGGGTCTTTCATCACAAATTCCAGGAAGTAGTTTGGATTCATCAGGCCCATCCGCACCTAATCACACAGACAAAGTagaagcaaagcaaagcagatCAATAAACTAGTTGTAGACTTTAATCCTAGAGATAAACACAATCAACAATATAACAAACAGTTCATGTAGTATTAGCCTAGTGTATGTGCTAAGCGTGATACTGGAGACTTCCTGCCGCCCCTTACCTTCTGCAGTAAAACTGGGATGTACTTTGAGCGGAGCTGAGGGGCGTGGTCAATCCACATCATCACGGCTTCAAATACCCTCTCCTCCTGCTTCACGCTCAGCTTGTTGTTATCGAGGATGTCACTCAGCTGCGACTGGGTGAGCTCCAGGAAGTTCTCCACCGGCTCCCTTATCACCTCCTCAAAGTGCAGCAGCGTGTAGCTGTACGCCTTCTGATACAGGTCATGACAGCTGTACAACTCAGAGAACCTGCAACGAAGAACCGGGAGAATAGAACCTTAAATAcataagcaatagaacacgagaggggaGTGCATTATCATGAATAAGATCATGGCTGGTTAACTGGTGTATAAATTGTAATGACTTCCTTTATTTTAGATACAAATTTTGGGTTTGTGCACACCAATCCTAACCAATTTCAAATTATATTATCTAAAACAAATGTTGCAATTGTTTATTCAGGAAGGCTTTGCTACAGTGTGCTAAACTAACCCCCCAGTGTGGAGGCCATACAGTACATTAGCCTGACTAGCTCTCATTATGACAAATTAGCATCCGTCAAAACAGTGGTCACATTGTACATTCCAGCCCATAAGAGGCAGTTTTTCTTACCCCAAGATGCTGATGCAGTTCTCAGGGCAGAGCTGCTTCTCCAGGAAGCTGCAGCAGAGGCTCTTGAGTCCCTGGATGTCCAGCTTGTCAGCAGCAATCAGAAGATCCACCATGTTCTTAGATGTGATGCCGGTCTTGTGGCTGTAGGCGTACTCTATGATGAGCTCCATTATATCTGGAGACACATCTATAATGGTGTACTCCCTCTGCTCAGAGCACGTCCAGTGAATGCTGGTCATCAGAACTCTGGAAAATTACAGAGACAGATAAACATCAATCAACACGAGGAATTCTCTGAAAAGTTACTAAAAAACTGTGTTAATTCTGAcatcaaattttgatttagttattagttagttagttataattattaataatgttctGACTAGTATCAATTAATGATTAGTTAAGacattcttttaattaatttatcatttttggAAGTTTTGGAAAATTTGCCAATGACCCACttcctaaataataataataatagctgctctgtgctgGTTTTCTATTCTGTGGGGttttgagtattgaagaacaggtgcaaaaaaagaggataataataaaaaa is a genomic window of Astyanax mexicanus isolate ESR-SI-001 chromosome 14, AstMex3_surface, whole genome shotgun sequence containing:
- the LOC103041454 gene encoding kelch-like protein 10 → MCTRDMNDSAREIWSQLRLEDRVCDVVLKVDGVQFRAHKIILSACSEYFRVLMTSIHWTCSEQREYTIIDVSPDIMELIIEYAYSHKTGITSKNMVDLLIAADKLDIQGLKSLCCSFLEKQLCPENCISILGFSELYSCHDLYQKAYSYTLLHFEEVIREPVENFLELTQSQLSDILDNNKLSVKQEERVFEAVMMWIDHAPQLRSKYIPVLLQKVRMGLMNPNYFLEFVMKDPLVCSNQECQPIVTRVLGTLLSICSNGPTDSFSQDPLSRPRTPSSCLFALSGWNSSFINAVECYNSNVDCWTPLSWVDIDEIPRGYYGTAVLDGHLYVLGGSNNGVYFNTVKKLNPLTQTWQQVGHMQLPRCFVTVAVLDGLIYAMGGHNGRERISSVERYDPKTNQWSLISSMQVVRSDASATALNRKIYICGGYNGRECLFTAECFDPLTNRWSFISRMQSSRSGLGVAALKNLVFAVGGCDGFRRLNSVESYNPDFDQWSIVTPMFERRSNFGIEVLNDRLFVVGGFNGVSATASAECYDAVTKEWYCVQDMMLGRSALKCVAL